From Vidua macroura isolate BioBank_ID:100142 chromosome 30, ASM2450914v1, whole genome shotgun sequence, one genomic window encodes:
- the LOC128820721 gene encoding olfactory receptor 14J1-like, which translates to MSNSSSISHFLLLALAETWQLQLLHFCLLLGISLAALLGNGLIISAVACGNHLHTPMFFFLLNLALSDLGSICTTVPKAMHNSLWGTSTISYKACAAQLFFFLFFISAEYFLLTIMCYDRYVSICKPLHYGTLLGSRACAHMAAAAWASAFLNALMHTANTFSLPLCHGNALGQFFCEIPQILKLSCSKSYIRELGLIAVGACLDFGCFVFIVFSYVQIFRAVLRIPSEQGRHKAFSTCLPHLAVVSLFLGTGIFHYLKPPSMSSPSLDLALSVLYSVVPPALNPLIYSLRNQELKAAVRRLMTGWFQKH; encoded by the coding sequence atgtccaacagcagctccatcagccacttcctcctgctggcactggcagagacgtggcagctgcagctcctgcacttctgcctcttgctgggcatctccctggctgccctcctgggcaacggcctcatcatcagcgccgtagcctgcggcaaccacctgcacacgcccatgttcttcttcctgctcaacctggccctcagcgacctgggctccatctgcaccactgtccccaaagccatgcacaattccctctggggcaccagcaccatctcctacaaagcatgtgctgctcagctctttttctttctcttcttcatcTCAGCAGAGTATTTCCtcctgaccatcatgtgctacgaccgctacgtgtccatctgcaaacccctgcactacgggaccctcctgggcagcagagcttgtgcccacatggcagcagctgcctgggccagtgcctttctcaatGCTCTCATGCACActgccaatacattttccctgcccctgtgccatggcaatgccctgggccagttcttctgtgaaatcccacagatcctcaagctctcctgctccaaatcctacATCAGGGAACTTGGGCTCATTGCTGTGGGTGCCTGTTTagattttggttgttttgtattcattgttttctcctatgtgcagatcttcagggctgtgctgaggatcccctctgagcagggacggcacaaagccttttccacctgcctccctcacctggccgtGGTCTCTCTGTTCCTAGGCACGGGTATATTTCACTACCTGAAGCCCCCCTCGatgtcctccccatccctggatctggccctgtcagttctgtactcggtggtgcctccagccctgaaccccctcatctacagcctgaggaaccaggagctcaaggctgcagtgaggagacTGATGACTGGATGGTTTCAGAAACATTAA